The window GCTTAAATACTTGCCATTTTGGCCAGATTTATTTCTGATGTAAAAATATCCACTTCTTTTTAAGATAGTAAAAACTCTACCATATTTGTCAGATTTGCTTTCATATTTATCAGTTTATGCAAGGCTAGTTAGGATTTTGCTTGCAAAGGATTTTACCTTTATAATTAAGTTGGCTTGGAAATTAATTTGTAGCAAAAGGATATTTGTAAGCTTTCTTAGATTATTGTTTACTATTTACTAAATGAAATGTTTAAATTGTCTTTGCAAATTGATTCATACTAGAGCATTTTTTTTTCCTACTCGAGGTGTTGGACTGTTGGTTACTTGGTTTCACTGGTTTTTCATTATTTTTATAATTTTTTCACCTTGTTGTCCTCTATAGTTGGTTTATTACTTCTTTCTTCCATACAATATTTTTGTCACATCAAAATGTCAAAAGCTTTATATTAACATGTGACACAAAGGTTAGAGAAACTTTTTCACCAAAAGCAAAAGTACCTAGATTGGGCCATAAACTTCCAATTAATCAACTTGAATTTAAGCATAATATAATTTACAATAATCCTCAAGAAAGCAAACAAGACTCCGGCAATCCTATTCTACCATACGAAAACAGACCGAGTGCACCAACTAACAAAGGTACAAATGCGCCAAAATGCAATCTCAACTCCTGTTTCTTAGGCCAAAGGCCAATTCAGCTATTTCTTCTTTCTACCACCACCGCCCTTTGTCTTTTTGTTGCTAGTTTCTTTGGCAGTACTTGGCGTTTCCTGTTACAAGGATAAACAAACGTCGAGTCTCCTAAAAAACAATTTCAACGGAATATACAGAACTTAACTTCAACGAAATGCTTGAGCTAGATCAAAATTCAACATATCATTTACACAAGATGCAAATACGTAAATCGAAAGTAAACAGAGCTCCAGAATTCCAATAATATAGACGGCTATAGAAAAACTATATCCACTAAAAGTGTACATAAGAATAGAGACTCAGAATGACACTGAGTTAACAGGAATAGGATAGCTGACGAAGTTTATGAAATCCTATAATGAAGGAACCACAAAGGATATAGAGAGTGACAGTGATATACTAGGCTTCTCTACGTCTTACATAGCAAAAATGCTGCAGAATAGATGATAGCTTTGAAGCTAACAACATCAAGTGCATGTTTGAAAAGGTTGCCTGCAGCTGACCTAAACCTGCAGGCAACCTTTTCTAGAAATTCAACTGGGTGTTGTGATGGAGATGTTAAGTGCATATGTGACAGGCAACCAAGAGTGAAACATTCAGTGCAAAAGGACTTTCAAGGGTGACGGTTTATGCTAACAGCCATAACTTGATAAAAAGAATGACATGATGAGTTTCTATCAGTCCCTGATTCTAGTTGTGGCAGATTATGATACCAATTGATGATTTGTTTCCTAGGTTAACGGAGATATGAATTAATAACATAGGAATACGCAAAATTGTCTCTGAAGGTTCACCAAGGTTTTCAGCTTCATGTGCCAAAACAAACACCTCTGGATAATTGTATGAGATGATTGGCGCCCAAATTATAAATTGGCAGGCTTAGACTGCCAATCTCATTGGGCCTAGATGAGTTACAATCCTGTAGAGAGAACATCTGATTCTTGATTGCCAGTTTGGGGTGTTTAAGTACACATTTGCTTTCCTGTCATCCAATGTAGCAATAAATTATGACAACCTATCGAGTCTTTTTACCAGCATAAGCATATTGCTTGCAGCCTAAAATAATTTCCCATTCGTTTTAATAATTGTGCAAAAATATTCGAAGTCTTAGTACCTGAGACTAAAAAAGTGCAAAAGAATCACTTTTTAATTTTAATTTTTGAAACGAAGAATCACTTTTAATCATATCAGATTTGTTAAGTAAGAGACCACTGCAAGTCCATTGTAGGGATAAGCGGAAACAAAAACAAACTGTTTGAGGACCAAACCAAATAGAACACAAAGGCATATGGACAATGCATGAAATATGATTTAGGCGTAGATATGACAAAGAAATCTGAAGCATCTTGATGCATTTCATACTTGAATACAAACCCCATCCCAGTCACAGGTGGAACAGAAACAGAACCGGCTATATGTATGTGTGTGTGCGTGTGTGCGTGTGTGTGTGTAAGGAGAAGAAAGACGGAAACTTAAAAAGTTGAATGGAGCAATACCTTCCGTTTAAGCGGTACAGACGTGGTAGCAGTTGGCTTGAAAAATGATTCTAGTCTGTAAAAGATTAAATGGATGAATAAAACCCAACGAAAAAGGATCTCATAAATCAAAATTTAACTGTGCTAGATTCACATACCTGCCCTGTGAACCCTTGTTCTTGGCTGCTTTAATCTTTTCTATAGCCTGATCAATACAGAAATCAATATAAATAAAGCTAACATGCCGCTGAAAAAGAAGCAATATGATCTGAAAGGAGCCCTTATGTTAATGAGTAGAAGCACACCTTAATCACTCTGTCATTATTGAATCCGTTTTCATTCACCAGAAAGGAAATCAGCCCCTACATCAACAACAAGCTGATTAAAGACTTTGACTTTCAAGAGTCAGAACTAGATAATGGGTTATCGTATAAAAAACTTCAACAGGGATTTCATACTTCTTCATCTGGAGCAGTCCACTTAATCTCCAGTTGCTCGTCATCGGTTAAAGCAACTGGTTCCTTAAAAAGCCGCCTAGCCTCTTCATATGGCCAATTATCTGGTATTTGGTACCTGAAAATACAAGGTTTCTTATCTATGAAATAATACAACACTGATCATTTATGAACATAACCAAGAAAACAAATTCATTCTTCTTCCCTCATGAGTAATGGTCATAATAAGGATTGATAATGAAAATAAAACTTCAATATGATTGAACACCCATTTGATCCCTGGAGTACAATACAACTAATTTTATGTAATAATCCCATGTGACTATGTGAGAGACTGTGCACTAACAAATAGAACTTGATGCAAATTCACGCTTAAACATATCCAAGTAAACTAGCAAAAGACCATTACCATGTAGCTCAATTACGAATGTCCTTGAATGATAACATGGGAGAAGAATCAGTACTCTGGCGTATTTAATCAATCGTGTGAAAAGCTTATTAAGTATAGAAATTTTTCTCTCTTTTTCGTAAAGTAAACTTTCAGAAAGTTACCAGATATGTTGAAACAAATTAGTTGACTGTGAATAATGAAATCATTATAATCAAACACATGTGCAACCACATAAGATCATATGTAAAGCTGAATATTTGACCTCTCTTTATTTATGTTCTCAAGTATACTCTCTATAGAGCCATGTTGGCGGATGAGCTTCAAAGCTGTCTGACCTCCAATACCTGCAGCATAGAATAGTAAGGTATGCAAAAAAGGATGCATAGCTAATATTTCAAGCCAACTACCGAACAAGTTCTAATATAAAATAGCACAGAAAGATCAAGTCAAGAAACTGAATTTGAAATTTAAGAACCTCGAATGCTGTCACAGTAATCACATCCAGAGAGTATGCACAAGTCAATGAATTGATCCATAGTAAGATTTAGCTCCTCCAAAACCTGGAAACACGATCATCACTAAAATGAACGCGATCATCACTAAAATGAAGAAAATTTTAATTAAATGTGACAGCATTAAAAGTTGTAAGCACCTTAGCAACATCAAATTCCATGACTGGGATTTTTCTTGAGCTAGGATCCATCAAATGACGAAGAAATTTAGGAGCTCCAAATGTTAGGGAATCCATGTCTTCTGACGCCACAGCATAAACCTGTAACATTGAAAGTTAACTATTATCATAGATATTAAGATCCCTAAGGACATGTTCAGGCAATAGAAAGAAATGATGCCCTTTAAATGTAAACAGTTTAAAGGCAGAAATACTCCTATGTGATGAAGCCTATTTGAAAAATAGGAACATTAGCACAGATGACATAGATGACATAGAAATATAGGAAATGAAATCTAAACTAAACGTACTCTTATAAGGTTCCTAAGAAAGATATAATAGGTTGAGATATACTTGCCTTTCCTGCCTTGCAAAGAACAGCACACTGTGCCTCTGCTTCTGAGGGAGCCTGTGAAATTCAATACATCCAAGTATGACAAACAATTTTTTTCTTTTGTAAATTAATTCAGACTAAATACTAAAGCAGTTAACTTGAGAGAAATAATGTCCCACCTCAATTACAGGCACACCCATGAGCCTCAAAAGTTTTCTGCAGTCTTCATTGTGCTGCTTTGTCACCTACCAAAGCAACCAATTTATGGCCTCAAACCTTCTATTTCTCATGTAATAGATCTAACTAACAAATTTTTATAATGCTAACTAAGGGTGCAGATATATGAAGAATTAGGAGCAACGAGCTCACCTTTACTGTCCGTTTACTGAACTTCTCAATGTCTTCCTTATTTCCAGACTGCAATGAGGAAATAACAAGAAAAAACAACCGTGAAGTACATTCCTCTGCTGTCTGAAAGTTACTAATCTAAAGAAATATACACATACCTCTACCGCCGTCGCCAAATCTTGAGTTGCATCAACTCTTTTCGAGTAACTGCGTAACAAGTTGCAAACAACAAGCATTATTGGACAAAACACATCAATCAATAACCCATGTTCACGGTACTAGTCAGTAAGAAAGCTACCGCTTTGCCAGCTCTTGGCTTTTCAACTCTGGAGGCTTCCCATCGAAAACATAGCTGAAACAATATATCAACATAGAAACTAGTCATTCCATGGTTTGAATTTGTGAGTGCAATAAGAGGGACAATCAAAGTCTGAAAAAAAAAATAGGGTAAAGAACAAATTACACTGGCTTAATTCCAGCTTCCAGAAGCCTAATCGTCCGCGAAAACATGCCCTGGAGATGACTACATTGTACCCAGATAGCAAAACCCATGTCATTACTAGCAAAACCAATCTTTCCAAGAATACAATTAAATCAACTCTCAACCCAATTCGACTAAAACTGACTTGTCTCATTCAAAAGCTAAGAGCTTTAAAAAGGGTACCTAGTAACTTCACCAGCCTCATTAGTGAGCATCTCAGTCCCCGTTCTTCCCACAACAATCTACACAATTTCACACAAACCCAATTCAAAAGAAAGCTTCTTTAACCAAAATATAGACACAATACATATAAAAGCACTGAAATCCGCACAAGGAATTGATAAATGCTCATGCTGGCATCGATGGCAATCTTGCGGCCAAAGTAACTCTCGAATTTCTGCTCCTTCATGCATTTTGGGGCATTGTCCGCCAACAGCTTCGTTAAACCCTAAAACACAAATTCATGAACATGAAAATCACAAAGTAATAAAACCCAGAAACCAATAGTAATAAAAGGGTGGTAAAGATTGTACCTTTATGCCCATTAGATATAGCAAAGTGAAGAGGAAGAGGAGTGAAGTGAAGAGAGATGGGAGAAAGCTTTAGGGATGAAACTGCTTCCCGCCTACTCCTAAACAAGTAGCGAAGACTGTGAAGCTTGTCGCACCAAGTACACAACCAATATACTGAGTCGTCTGTTGGGTCTCAAGTTGGGCATCTAACAATTCAGTTGGGCCTCACATGTAACCCAACAAATCAAACTGGAAATGTTTTGTGAAAATTAACCCAAAATTTTATTTATGAAATAATTAAAATGGATAAGAAATTGCTCATAGCTAGGGGTGAACCCAGAGTGTTGTTAGTTGCTTTATCTATACGCGCGCACATATCAATTTAGGCCTCTATTAAGTTGGTATATGTCGTTGATCGACTTTCGTATCGTTTAATTCTTCTACTCAGTTTTTAAAGACAAACGAAATGAACAGTGTTACCGACCACTCATCTTTAATATGTGTATATTATCTTAACTTCGAATCCATGAGACCTTTACTTGAAACCTCTAATGTTCGTCTCGTTTCTTGTTGGATAAGGTTATGCCTAGTTACCTAGAGCCTGCATTGCATAAGGTCAGGGGAAGATGGAGCTTGTAACAGCTTTGAAATGGGGCATTCATGAAAAGCAAAACGTTTTTTTTTTTTGAAAGATGAAAAGCAAAACGTTGAAATTGGAGTTAAAAGTGAGGGCATGGTCCTGCTAGTTAATGCACAGATT of the Fragaria vesca subsp. vesca linkage group LG6, FraVesHawaii_1.0, whole genome shotgun sequence genome contains:
- the LOC101313129 gene encoding flap endonuclease 1-like, whose amino-acid sequence is MGIKGLTKLLADNAPKCMKEQKFESYFGRKIAIDASMSIYQFLIVVGRTGTEMLTNEAGEVTSHLQGMFSRTIRLLEAGIKPVYVFDGKPPELKSQELAKRYSKRVDATQDLATAVESGNKEDIEKFSKRTVKVTKQHNEDCRKLLRLMGVPVIEAPSEAEAQCAVLCKAGKVYAVASEDMDSLTFGAPKFLRHLMDPSSRKIPVMEFDVAKVLEELNLTMDQFIDLCILSGCDYCDSIRGIGGQTALKLIRQHGSIESILENINKERYQIPDNWPYEEARRLFKEPVALTDDEQLEIKWTAPDEEGLISFLVNENGFNNDRVIKAIEKIKAAKNKGSQGRLESFFKPTATTSVPLKRKETPSTAKETSNKKTKGGGGRKKK